One window of Quercus robur chromosome 12, dhQueRobu3.1, whole genome shotgun sequence genomic DNA carries:
- the LOC126709291 gene encoding ATP synthase subunit delta', mitochondrial: protein MMFRQASRLLAGSVRRLSRRPFSTATEVPAAATTTNMDSGFMESWKKVIPNIDPPKTPSHFMNPRPATPSSIPSKITVNFVLPYASELSAKEVDMVIIPATTGQMGVLPGHVPTIAELKPGILSVHEGNDVTKYFLSSGFAFIHANSVADVIAVEAVPVDHIDPSLVQKGLTDFTQKLSSATTELDKAEAQIGVDIHSALNAALSG from the exons ATGATGTTCAGGCAAGCTTCACGCCTCTTGGCTGGATCGGTGAGGAGGTTGAGTAGGAGACCCTTCTCCACGGCCACGGAGGTCCCTGCTGCTGCTACCACCACCAACATGGACTCAGGCTTCATGGAGTCATGGAAGAAAGTGATACCAAACATAGACCCTCCCAAGACTCCTTCACATTTCATGAACCCTCGTCCCGCTACACCCTCTTCCATCCCTTCCAAAATCACTGTCAACTTTGTGCTTCCCTATGCCTCCGAGCTCTCCGCCAAGGAG GTTGACATGGTCATAATACCAGCAACAACTGGGCAAATGGGTGTTTTGCCCGGACATGTACCTACAATTGCAGAGCTGAAGCCTGGGATCCTATCAGTGCATGAGGGAAACGATGTGACAAAGTATTTCCTGAGCAGTGGGTTTGCTTTTATCCATGCTAACTCTGTTGCTGATGTAATTGCCGTAGAGGCTGTGCCAGTTGACCATATTGACCCCAGCTTGGTCCAGAAGGGCCTTACAGACTTCACGCAGAAGCTAAGTTCAGCCACAACTGAATTGGACAAAGCTGAAGCCCAGATTGGTGTTGATATTCACAGTGCGCTCAACGCTGCTCTCTCAGGCTAA
- the LOC126710264 gene encoding lon protease homolog 2, peroxisomal, with protein MAESVELPGRLGILPFRNKVLLPGAIIRIRCTSPSSVKLVEQELWQREEKGLIGILPVRDAAETAAAAVVPMVSQGVGSDSGERSTRVQVGTSDSQRLDVKNQQENIQWHPRGVAARALHLSRGVEKPSGRVTYTVILEGLCRFSVQELSTRGTYYTARISPLEMTKTEMEQVEQDPDFITLSRQFKATAMELISVLEQKQKTGGRTKVLLETVPVHKLADIFVASFEISFEEQLSMLDSVDLKVRLSKATEIVDRHLQSIRVAEKITQKVEGQLSKSQKEFLLRQQMRAIKEELGDNDDDEDDVAALERKMQSAGMPSNIWKHAQRELRRLKKMQPQQPGYNSSRVYLELLADLPWQNTSEELELDLKAAKEQLDSDHYGLVKVKQRIIEYLAVRKLKPDARGPVLCFVGPPGVGKTSLASSIAAALGRKFVRISLGGVKDEADIRGHRRTYIGSMPGRLIEGLKRVAVCNPVMLLDEIDKTGVDVRGDPASALLEVLDPEQNRTFNDHYLNVPFDLSKVVFVATANRVQPIPPPLLDRMEVIELPGYTPEEKLKIAMRHLIPRVLDQHGLSSEFLQIPEDMVKLVIQRYTREAGVRNLERNLAALARAAAVRVAEQEQAVPLSKDVHQLGSPLLENRLADADGGEVEMEVIPMSVNNHEISNTFRIASPLVVDEAMLEKVLGPPRFDDRETAERVASPGVSVGLVWTTFGGEVQFVEATAMVGNGELHLTGQLGDVIKESAQIALTWVRARAADLNLAASEDINILEGRDIHIHFPAGAVPKDGPSAGVTLVTALVSLFSQRRVRADTAMTGEITLRGLVLPVGGVKDKILAAHRYGIKRVILPERNLKDLVEVPAAVLANLEVLLAKRMEDVLEQAFEGGCPWRQGSKL; from the exons ATGGCTGAATCGGTGGAGCTACCGGGTCGACTCGGCATCCTTCCCTTCCGTAACAAGGTCCTTTTACCTGGCGCCATCATTCGTATTCGATGCACTTCACCTAGcag TGTAAAATTGGTGGAGCAAGAGCTGTGGCAGCGGGAAGAGAAGGGATTGATTGGCATTCTTCCGGTTCGTGATGCTGCTGagacagcagcagcagcagttgTCCCCATGGTATCTCAAG GCGTGGGAAGTGATTCCGGAGAGAGAAGCACAAGAGTTCAAGTTGGTACATCTGATTCTCAAAGGCTTGATGTCAAAAATCAACAGGAAAATATTCAATGGCATCCCAG AGGAGTCGCAGCTCGTGCTTTACATTTGTCAAGAGGAGTGGAGAAACCAAGTGGGAGGGTCACATACACGGTCATCCTTGAAGGTTTGTGCCGATTCAGTGTTCAGGAACTTAGCACCAGAGGAACGTATTATACAGCACGGATATCTCCTCTTGAAATGACAAAGACTG AGATGGAGCAAGTGGAGCAAGATCCAGATTTCATAACATTGTCTCGTCAATTTAAAGCAACTGCCATGGAGTTGATATCTGTTCTTGAGCAG aaacaaaaaacaggAGGAAGGACAAAAGTTCTTTTGGAGACAGTTCCTGTTCACAAATTGGCGGATATCTTTGTTGCTAGTTTCGAAATAAGTTTTGAAGAGCAATTGTCTATGTTGGATTCAGTTGATTTGAAAGTAAGGCTTTCAAAAGCTACTGAAATAGTTGACCGCCATTTACAG TCAATACGTGTAGCAGAGAAGATTACACAGAAGGTTGAGGGACAGTTATCGAAATCACAGAAAGAATTTCTTTTGCGTCAGCAG ATGAGAGCTATAAAAGAGGAGCTTGgtgacaatgatgatgatgaggatgacgTTGCTGCCTTggaaagaaagatgcaaagTGCAGGAATGCCTTCAAATATCTGGAAGCATGCACAGAGGGAGTTAAG GAGGCTTAAAAAGATGCAACCTCAGCAACCTGGATATAATAGTTCACGAGTTTACTTGGAGCTTCTTGCTGATCTGCCTTGGCAGAACACCAGTGAAGAACTTGAGTTGGATTTGAAAGCTGCAAAAGAACAACTTGATAGTGACCACTATGGTTTAGTCAAGGTTAAGCAGCGGATTATTGAATATCTAGCTGTTCGAAAg CTTAAACCAGATGCAAGAGGTCCAGTCTTGTGCTTTGTTGGTCCACCAGGTGTTGGGAAAACATCTTTGGCATCATCTATTGCTGCTGCTTTGGGCAGAAAATTTGTACGCATATCACTTGGTGGAGTTAAGGATGAGGCCGATATTAGAGGGCATAGGAGAACATACATTGGAAGCATGCCTGGGCGTCTTATTGAAGGGttaaag AGAGTAGCTGTTTGTAATCCGGTCATGCTGCTGGATGAGATTGACAAAACGGGTGTTGATGTACGTGGGGATCCGGCTTCAGCTTTACTGGAGGTTCTTGACCCAGAACAAAACAGAACATTCAATGATCA CTATTTGAATGTTCCATTTGACCTTTCAAAGGTGGTTTTTGTGGCAACTGCAAATAGGGTGCAGCCTATTCCTCCTCCACTCTTAGATCGGATGGAAGTCATTGAGCTGCCTGGATACACACCTGAAGAAAAGCTTAAAATAGCCATGCGGCATTTGATTCCCAGAGTTCTGGATCAGCATGGGTTGAGTTCTGAGTTCCTTCAAATTCCAGAG GATATGGTGAAACTTGTCATTCAGCGGTACACTAGAGAGGCTGGTGTTCGGAATCTGGAGAGGAACTTGGCTGCCTTGGCTCGTGCAGCAGCAGTGAGAGTTGCGGAGCAGGAACAAGCTGTCCCGCTAAGCAAAGATGTGCACCAGCTTGGTTCACCGCTGCTAGAAAACAGACTTGCTGATGCTGACGGGGGTGAAGTGGAAATGGAAGTCATTCCGATGTCTGTAAATAATCATGAGATATCAAATACGTTTAGGATTGCTTCACCCTTGGTTGTGGATGAGGCTATGCTAGAAAAAGTACTGGGG CCTCCAAGGTTTGATGATAGAGAAACTGCAGAACGGGTTGCAAGCCCTGGGGTATCTGTGGGGCTTGTTTGGACCACATTTGGTGGAGAGGTCCAATTTGTAGAAGCCACAGCTATGGTGGGAAATGGTGAATTACATCTCACAGGGCAACTTGGTGATGTTATCAAAGAATCTGCACAAATAGCACTAACATGG GTAAGAGCCAGGGCAGCTGATCTTAATCTAGCAGCTTCTGAGGATATCAATATCTTGGAGGGCCGGGATATTCATATACATTTTCCTGCTGGGGCTGTACCTAAGGATGGGCCCTCTGCTGGTGTGACTCTGGTAACAGCACTGGTTTCACTGTTCAGTCAGAGAAGAGTGAGAGCAGACACAGCAATGACTGGAGAGATAACATTGAGGGGTCTAGTGCTACCTGTTGGTGGGGTCAAGGATAAG ATTTTGGCAGCACACCGCTATGGTATCAAGAGAGTTATCCTGCCTGAGAGAAATTTGAAAGACTTGGTTGAAGTACCAGCAGCTGTTCTTGCCAATCTGGAG GTACTACTTGCTAAGCGAATGGAAGACGTGTTGGAGCAGGCTTTTGAAGGTGGGTGCCCATGGAGACAAGGCTCGAAGTTGTGA